From Podospora bellae-mahoneyi strain CBS 112042 chromosome 3, whole genome shotgun sequence, the proteins below share one genomic window:
- a CDS encoding hypothetical protein (EggNog:ENOG503P0T4; COG:D), which yields MGTLPPVVHSTARAIAPREFLDALHATCNPRFPYDRGRSHKPIALAISGGVDSMALAYLSTKIRTTDHWFKVADHPVSNPVAFVVNHDLRKGMVEEVDQVIKALRGLKIFAYVAKIDWAQVLGKGVEPNTVPNIETLARQQRYRKLGTFARNCKTMSLLTAHHEDDQYETILMRLLSGHGYRGLRGMRPATDIPECYDMHGIYQSGFIDDQRSKHPVWNIYPNRAERTKILRALRDDFHFDLATFAEKAEPMMWRTDLKDAFSADQDYDEWIARSNKPAPPLPTMDFEDGGVMVYRPLLHFSKDRLIATCLENNVPWFEDHTNKDPTLTMRNAVRQMWKNHRLPEALQKPAILRLAERCRKRVAFEEAEADRLLQSALVPHFEPSTGTLVVQLPKFRLPRVSRLSSKSPEGRRKRLDHYRYIAALLLRKLISMVTPERELNQAGQLDHLASMLFPSLAQDGFEPPPPKPYVICGVHFVPMMGPNSQPFRWLLTRAPYASNVPRPRTGFWAPSIRGRWGKKPHQWKTTGWSGFKLYDGRYWIRLLSRLPGNLHVMPFEAEHQKPFKEALDEQSKNDLAAMLKRYAPGKIRYTLPGIYSRIDVTGVIQRDEYWPDIEELDKYGAFRKRNADGQWEIREEAVENEESKDAEKKSSDTVEQELLHSSASKRARLLQAKAWEDDITERRTDNPPQLLALPTLGIHIPGLEDWLRWEIRYRKLDPDMLLTVKRRKFMPKRRKVRSQIRMSYRHMLLSGLIKPRYSRPVRRREVLKSKSK from the coding sequence ATGGGAACGCTACCGCCTGTTGTGCACAGCACAGCGAGGGCCATCGCACCCCGCGAGTTCCTAGACGCCCTCCACGCAACATGCAACCCCAGGTTCCCCTACGACCGTGGGCGCTCCCACAAGCCCATCGCCCTCGCCATCAGCGGCGGTGTCGACTCCATGGCCCTGGCCTACCTCTCTACCAAGATCAGGACGACCGATCATTGGTTCAAGGTGGCTGACCACCCCGTCAGCAACCCTGTCGCTTTTGTTGTCAACCATGATCTGCGGAAGGGCATGGTTGAGGAAGTCGACCAGGTTATCAAGGCCCTGAGAGGGCTCAAGATCTTTGCCTATGTTGCCAAAATCGACTGGGCCCAGGTATTGGGCAAGGGTGTGGAACCCAACACGGTGCCCAACATTGAGACTCTTGCACGTCAGCAGCGCTATCGGAAATTGGGCACCTTTGCCAGGAACTGTAAGACCATGTCTTTGCTCACGGCCCATCACGAAGATGACCAGTATGAGACCATTCTCATGAGGCTGCTTTCCGGCCATGGATATCGCGGCTTGAGAGGGATGCGCCCGGCAACAGACATCCCCGAGTGTTACGATATGCATGGCATCTACCAGAGCGGCTTTATCGATGACCAGAGGAGTAAGCACCCTGTGTGGAATATTTACCCAAACAGGGCCGAAAGGACCAAGATATTGCGAGCCTTACGTGATGATTTCCACTTCGACTTGGCCACGTTTGCTGAGAAGGCGGAACCCATGATGTGGAGGACAGATCTCAAGGACGCTTTTTCTGCCGACCAGGACTATGACGAGTGGATCGCCAGGAGCAACAAGCCTGCCCCTCCGCTGCCGACGATGGactttgaggatgggggagtcATGGTATATCGGCCGCTGCTACACTTTTCCAAGGATCGCTTGATTGCCACCTGCTTGGAGAATAACGTTCCGTGGTTTGAGGATCACACCAACAAGGACCCAACGCTGACCATGAGGAATGCCGTGAGGCAGATGTGGAAGAATCACCGCTTGCCAGAGGCGCTTCAGAAGCCGGCGATATTGCGATTGGCAGAACGGTGCAGGAAGAGAGTGGCTTTTGAGGAAGCTGAAGCAGATCGCCTGCTGCAGAGTGCTCTGGTCCCTCATTTTGAGCCCAGTACTGGCACGTTGGTGGTACAACTGCCGAAATTCCGACTCCCACGAGTGTCAAGATTATCGTCAAAGTCACCCGAGGGTCGCCGGAAGCGGCTTGATCACTATCGCTACATCGCCGCTCTCCTGCTTCGAAAGCTGATTTCCATGGTCACACCAGAAAGAGAGCTCAACCAAGCTGGCCAGCTCGATCATCTCGCATCTATGCTGTTCCCCTCCCTGGCACAAGATGGCTTCgagccaccacctcccaagccGTACGTTATCTGCGGCGTACATTTTGTACCCATGATGGGCCCCAACAGTCAACCCTTCCGCTGGCTCCTGACCCGCGCGCCCTACGCTTCGAATGTCCCACGGCCTCGTACCGGTTTTTGGGCGCCCAGCAtcagaggaagatggggcaAAAAACCGCACCAGTGGAAGACAACCGGATGGTCAGGCTTCAAGCTGTATGACGGCCGGTACTGGATCCGACTGCTCAGCAGGCTGCCAGGTAATCTTCATGTCATGCCATTTGAGGCGGAGCATCAGAAGCCGTTCAAAGAAGCGCTTGATGAGCAAAGCAAGAATGACCTCGCGGCTATGCTCAAGCGGTATGCGCCTGGCAAGATACGGTACACTCTCCCTGGAATATACTCCAGGATTGATGTTACGGGAGTAATACAACGCGATGAATACTGGCCGGATATTGAGGAACTGGACAAGTATGGGGCCTTCCGTAAGCGTAACGCTGATGGCCAGTGGGAAATCCGAGAGGAGGCTGTAGAGAACGAAGAGAGCAAGGATgctgaaaagaaaagctcGGACACGGTGGAACAGGAGCTGCTACACTCGTCAGCCAGTAAACGAGCCAGGCTGTTGCAGGCCAAGGCCTGGGAGGATGACATTACGGAAAGAAGGACAGATAATCCGCCCCAGCTGTTGGCGCTACCAACGCTGGGAATTCATATACCGGGCTTGGAAGACTGGCTGAGGTGGGAGATTCGGTACAGGAAGCTTGATCCAGATATGCTGCTCACGGTGAAGCGGAGGAAGTTCATGCCAAAACGGAGGAAAGTCAGGAGTCAGATTCGAATGTCGTATCGGCATATGTTGCTGTCGGGGTTGATCAAGCCGAGGTACAGTAGACCAGTACGGCGCCGAGAGGTGCTGAAGTCAAAGTCGAAATAG